The following proteins are encoded in a genomic region of Corallococcus silvisoli:
- a CDS encoding patatin-like phospholipase family protein yields MSQSLTLLAGPDALRILRERGLRAEDVDILPGASGGPKWLGLEGIDRVLFGELLQQPRARPLHLIGSSIGSWRLACLAQKDPVAAMKRFAEAYLEQRYPPKPPPPLVSEVSATVLESLLGPDGAEEILMHPWARLHVVTTRCKGLLAVERSGVQLAGFVLGALANAVSRKTLGLQMERVIFHTAGDTSPFAGLKDLPSAHRALTRDNLRPALLASGSIPLVIAGVHDIPGAPPGTYRDGGVVDYHLDVDYGAGDGLVLYPHFYPYVVPGWFDKSLKWRRAGPLNFRRALIITPSPAHLERLPGRRIPDRADFTKMKDADRIRAWKQVLAEGERMSDELRGLIATGRIADHVQPL; encoded by the coding sequence ATGAGCCAGAGCCTGACGCTGCTTGCGGGTCCCGACGCCCTGCGCATCCTCCGGGAGCGCGGTCTGCGCGCGGAGGACGTGGACATTCTTCCAGGCGCGTCCGGCGGCCCGAAGTGGCTGGGGCTGGAGGGAATCGACCGCGTGCTGTTCGGCGAACTCCTCCAGCAGCCCCGAGCGCGGCCCCTGCATCTCATCGGCAGCTCCATCGGGAGCTGGCGGTTGGCGTGTCTGGCGCAGAAGGATCCTGTGGCCGCGATGAAGCGGTTCGCGGAGGCGTACCTGGAGCAGCGCTATCCACCGAAGCCGCCGCCCCCGCTCGTCAGCGAGGTGAGCGCCACCGTGCTGGAGTCCCTGTTGGGTCCGGACGGCGCGGAGGAGATCCTGATGCACCCGTGGGCACGCCTGCACGTGGTGACGACCCGGTGCAAGGGCCTGCTCGCGGTGGAGCGCTCCGGAGTGCAGCTCGCGGGCTTCGTGCTCGGCGCGCTGGCGAACGCGGTGAGCCGCAAGACCCTGGGGCTCCAGATGGAGCGTGTGATCTTCCACACCGCTGGGGACACCAGCCCCTTCGCGGGATTGAAGGACCTGCCGTCCGCGCACCGCGCGCTCACCCGCGACAACCTGCGCCCCGCCCTGCTCGCGTCGGGTTCCATCCCGCTCGTCATCGCGGGCGTCCACGACATCCCGGGAGCGCCGCCGGGCACGTACCGGGACGGAGGCGTCGTCGACTACCACCTGGATGTCGACTACGGCGCGGGGGACGGGCTGGTCCTCTATCCGCACTTCTATCCGTACGTCGTGCCCGGCTGGTTCGACAAGTCGCTCAAGTGGCGCCGCGCGGGGCCGCTCAACTTCCGGCGCGCGCTGATCATCACCCCGTCGCCCGCGCACCTGGAGCGGCTGCCCGGAAGGCGCATCCCTGACCGAGCCGACTTCACGAAGATGAAGGACGCGGACCGCATCCGCGCATGGAAGCAGGTGCTGGCCGAGGGCGAGCGCATGTCCGACGAGCTGCGCGGGCTGATCGCCACGGGCCGCATCGCGGATCACGTGCAGCCGCTCTAA
- a CDS encoding lipase family alpha/beta hydrolase, with the protein MNRQSPGTRKNADALRGASRLAVQATQGVMGLVEEMHCTIASGPSVLGRPLERPARLFTGWLYGTLQGVTRQVGMGLDAVLEQLTPWLGDSAPGPQREAVVSALNGVLGDALEEGGNPLAIPMSFRSSGRALGLSPDALREALPGAGGQLLVLVHGSSMNDLQWSRSGHDHGAALARDLGFTPVYLHYNSGLHISRNGQAFSELLEQLVASWPVPLESLTLVGHSMGGLVARSACLAAEAEGRGWRPWLRKLVCLGTPHQGSPLERGGSWVDVLLEVSPYSAPFARLGRIRGAGVTDLRFGNVLDEHWAGRERFGWAGDARRQLALPEGVECYAVAATTARTLAERLPGDGLVPVDSALGRHAQPELTLRFPDANQRIVLGANHLDLLNHPEVYAALRTWLTP; encoded by the coding sequence ATGAACCGTCAGTCGCCGGGAACACGGAAGAACGCGGATGCCTTGCGTGGGGCCAGTCGCCTCGCGGTGCAGGCCACCCAGGGGGTGATGGGGCTGGTCGAGGAGATGCACTGCACCATCGCGAGCGGGCCGTCCGTGCTGGGCAGGCCCTTGGAGCGCCCGGCGCGGCTCTTCACGGGGTGGCTCTACGGAACGCTCCAGGGGGTCACCCGGCAGGTCGGGATGGGGCTCGACGCCGTGCTGGAGCAGCTCACGCCCTGGCTGGGGGACAGTGCTCCGGGGCCCCAGCGGGAGGCCGTGGTCTCCGCGCTGAATGGCGTGCTGGGGGATGCGCTGGAGGAGGGGGGCAACCCGCTCGCGATTCCGATGTCATTCCGGAGCTCCGGGCGGGCGCTGGGGCTTTCGCCAGACGCTCTGCGTGAAGCCCTGCCTGGAGCTGGCGGCCAGCTGCTCGTGCTGGTCCACGGCTCCTCGATGAATGATCTGCAATGGAGCCGGTCGGGGCACGACCACGGCGCGGCGTTGGCGCGCGACCTCGGGTTCACGCCCGTCTATCTCCACTACAACAGCGGCCTGCACATCTCCCGCAATGGCCAAGCGTTCTCGGAGTTGCTGGAGCAGTTGGTGGCCTCCTGGCCCGTGCCGCTCGAATCGCTGACGCTCGTGGGCCACAGCATGGGCGGGCTGGTGGCCCGGAGCGCATGCCTCGCCGCGGAGGCGGAAGGGCGTGGCTGGCGCCCCTGGTTGCGCAAGCTCGTCTGCCTCGGTACGCCGCACCAGGGCTCACCGCTGGAGCGGGGCGGGAGCTGGGTGGATGTGCTGCTCGAGGTCAGCCCCTACAGCGCGCCCTTCGCGCGCCTCGGCCGGATTCGAGGCGCCGGGGTCACGGACCTGCGCTTCGGCAACGTGCTCGATGAGCACTGGGCGGGGCGGGAGCGCTTCGGCTGGGCTGGGGATGCGCGCCGCCAACTCGCGCTGCCAGAGGGGGTGGAGTGCTACGCGGTCGCCGCGACCACCGCTCGGACGCTGGCGGAGCGGCTTCCCGGGGACGGGCTGGTCCCGGTGGACAGCGCGCTCGGGCGGCACGCCCAACCAGAGCTGACGCTGCGGTTTCCTGACGCGAACCAGCGCATCGTCCTCGGCGCGAACCACCTTGATCTGCTCAATCACCCGGAGGTCTACGCCGCGCTTCGCACGTGGCTCACCCCCTGA
- a CDS encoding SDR family oxidoreductase, translated as MASKDRFAGKVVWVTGASSGIGEALALAFAQAGARLVLSARREAELRRVAARCGAAEVFIVPLDLSVSDDFPRLVEHVLERFGRIDIVVHNGGISQRSLVEDTAMDVHRRIMEVDYFGTVALTRAVLPTLLSQRSGHFVVITSVMAKVGTPLRSSYAGAKHALHGFFDCLRAETAADGVSVSLIMPGYVATNVSRNALTAEGEPTGKDEATTANGATPAETAAQILSAVARKRSEVYVGRWGKDRLALTLKRFLPALLERMVQRSSR; from the coding sequence ATGGCCAGCAAGGACCGGTTCGCCGGAAAGGTCGTGTGGGTCACGGGCGCGTCGTCGGGCATCGGCGAGGCGCTCGCGCTGGCCTTCGCTCAGGCTGGCGCGCGGCTGGTCCTCTCCGCGCGGCGTGAAGCCGAGCTGCGGCGGGTCGCGGCGCGGTGTGGAGCGGCGGAGGTCTTCATCGTGCCGCTCGACCTCTCGGTGTCCGACGACTTCCCCCGCCTCGTCGAGCACGTGCTGGAGCGCTTCGGGCGAATCGACATCGTGGTTCACAACGGCGGAATCAGTCAGCGCTCGCTCGTGGAGGACACGGCGATGGACGTGCATCGACGCATCATGGAAGTGGACTACTTCGGCACGGTCGCGCTGACGCGAGCGGTCCTGCCCACCCTGCTGAGCCAGCGAAGTGGGCACTTCGTCGTCATCACCAGCGTGATGGCGAAGGTCGGCACTCCGCTCAGGTCCTCCTACGCGGGCGCGAAGCACGCACTGCACGGATTCTTCGATTGTCTTCGGGCCGAGACCGCCGCGGACGGTGTGTCGGTGTCCCTGATCATGCCGGGCTACGTCGCGACCAACGTCAGCCGCAACGCGCTGACGGCGGAGGGGGAGCCCACGGGGAAGGACGAAGCCACGACGGCGAACGGCGCGACCCCCGCCGAGACGGCGGCCCAGATTCTCTCCGCGGTCGCGCGCAAGCGCTCGGAGGTCTACGTCGGACGGTGGGGCAAGGATCGCCTCGCGCTCACCCTGAAGCGGTTCCTCCCGGCCCTCCTGGAGCGGATGGTTCAACGCTCCTCGCGCTGA
- a CDS encoding S1 RNA-binding domain-containing protein, translating to MSDEKSGGNSGGPGGFGPKKPKATFGDVMLGIPSGGQGNERGGGGRGGGGRDEQRGPGRGERGPRDAQAQPRPQGDAPRGGGERGGGRGGGERRGGSGGGGERRPSGPMVVVKRASGSIETRALEGDKPAEATATAEQTGADAQASAASSPAPAPRPVTPTPVPSSPLYEEVPETESFADMFEAQVKDGGAPGRRGVRVGEKVAGTIFQLGADTAFVSLDGSAKSEAMIELRELKDDEGILRFGVGDRLEAHVVEMGARGILLSRALAKGNASMAMLAEARASGMPVEGLVLSVNKGGVEVAIGETRAFCPISQLDIRFVEKPDQFIGEKLQFRVTEVRDRNVVLSRRSLLEDEQRRLATETRKNLAVGKTVKGKVSGVRDFGVFVDLGGVEGMIPVSELSYTRVAHPSDVVKQGDEVEVEILRMEEGQPNSPDKAKQKERITLSLRSRQEDPFKKALEEIKEGDRLQGKVVRLQPFGAFVELRPGVDGLVHISALSDRRIAHPRDAVKEGEVIWVSVEKIDPNDKRIGLRRISEEEAQRPPEERPAQQAKAESAPAQPAAPRPKVGAVVVGKVDRLEPYGVFLAFPGGKGLIPASETGTDRGTDMRKHFSIGQELKVAIIDIDASGKIRLSIPAAIRAEERAEVEAWQKTQQPQGAGKKGFGTFADLLSKLGK from the coding sequence GTGAGCGACGAGAAGAGCGGCGGTAATTCGGGCGGTCCTGGCGGTTTCGGTCCCAAGAAGCCGAAGGCCACGTTTGGCGACGTGATGCTGGGCATCCCTTCCGGGGGCCAGGGCAACGAGCGCGGTGGCGGCGGCCGTGGCGGTGGTGGCCGTGACGAGCAGCGCGGCCCGGGCCGCGGTGAGCGTGGCCCGCGCGACGCGCAGGCGCAGCCGCGTCCCCAGGGAGATGCGCCCCGGGGCGGCGGCGAGCGCGGCGGTGGCCGTGGCGGCGGCGAGCGCCGGGGTGGCAGCGGCGGTGGCGGCGAGCGCCGTCCCTCCGGCCCCATGGTGGTCGTGAAGCGCGCCTCCGGCTCCATCGAGACGCGCGCCCTGGAGGGTGACAAGCCCGCCGAGGCGACCGCGACCGCGGAGCAGACCGGCGCCGACGCGCAGGCCTCTGCGGCTTCCTCGCCGGCTCCGGCGCCGCGTCCGGTGACGCCGACCCCCGTGCCCTCCAGCCCTCTGTACGAGGAGGTCCCGGAGACCGAGTCCTTCGCCGACATGTTCGAGGCGCAGGTCAAGGACGGTGGCGCTCCCGGCCGCCGCGGCGTGCGCGTGGGCGAGAAGGTCGCCGGCACCATCTTCCAACTGGGCGCGGACACCGCGTTCGTGTCGCTGGACGGCTCCGCGAAGTCGGAGGCGATGATCGAGCTGCGCGAGCTCAAGGACGACGAGGGCATCCTGCGCTTCGGCGTGGGCGACCGCCTGGAGGCGCACGTGGTGGAGATGGGTGCCCGGGGCATCCTGCTCAGCCGCGCGCTGGCCAAGGGCAACGCTTCCATGGCGATGCTCGCGGAGGCCCGCGCCTCCGGCATGCCGGTGGAGGGCCTGGTCCTCAGCGTCAACAAGGGCGGCGTGGAGGTGGCGATCGGTGAGACGCGCGCCTTCTGCCCCATCAGCCAGCTGGACATCCGCTTCGTGGAGAAGCCGGATCAGTTCATCGGCGAGAAGCTCCAGTTCCGGGTCACGGAAGTGCGCGACCGCAACGTGGTGCTGTCGCGCCGCTCGCTGCTGGAGGACGAGCAGCGCCGGCTGGCCACGGAGACCCGCAAGAACCTGGCCGTGGGCAAGACGGTCAAGGGCAAGGTCTCCGGCGTGCGCGACTTCGGCGTGTTCGTGGACCTGGGCGGCGTGGAGGGCATGATCCCCGTCTCCGAGCTGTCCTACACGCGCGTGGCGCACCCCAGCGACGTCGTGAAGCAGGGCGACGAGGTGGAGGTGGAGATCCTCCGCATGGAGGAGGGCCAGCCCAACTCCCCGGACAAGGCGAAGCAGAAGGAGCGCATCACCCTGTCGCTGCGTTCGCGCCAGGAGGATCCGTTCAAGAAGGCGCTGGAGGAGATCAAGGAGGGCGACCGCCTGCAGGGCAAGGTCGTCCGGCTCCAGCCCTTCGGCGCGTTCGTGGAGCTGCGCCCGGGCGTGGACGGCCTGGTGCACATCTCCGCGCTGAGCGACCGGCGCATCGCCCACCCGCGTGACGCGGTGAAGGAGGGCGAGGTCATCTGGGTGTCCGTCGAGAAGATCGACCCCAACGACAAGCGCATCGGCCTGCGCCGCATCTCCGAGGAGGAGGCGCAGCGTCCGCCCGAGGAGCGTCCCGCGCAGCAGGCCAAGGCCGAGTCGGCCCCGGCGCAGCCCGCGGCGCCCCGCCCGAAGGTCGGCGCGGTCGTCGTCGGCAAGGTGGATCGGCTGGAGCCCTACGGCGTGTTCCTCGCCTTCCCGGGCGGCAAGGGCCTCATCCCCGCCAGCGAGACGGGCACCGACCGCGGCACGGACATGCGCAAGCACTTCTCCATCGGGCAGGAGCTGAAGGTGGCGATCATCGACATCGACGCCTCCGGGAAGATCCGTCTGTCCATTCCCGCGGCCATCCGCGCCGAAGAGCGCGCCGAGGTGGAGGCGTGGCAGAAGACGCAGCAGCCGCAGGGCGCTGGCAAGAAGGGCTTCGGCACCTTCGCGGACCTGCTCAGCAAGTTGGGTAAGTAG
- the murJ gene encoding murein biosynthesis integral membrane protein MurJ, translating to MTERAGGRGAMLVGIGILASRLMGLVRERVFAHYLGNAEAAAVFKAALRIPNFLQNLFGEGVLSGSFIPVYAQLLGKKDAEEADRVAGAVFGLLALATGVMVALGMLATPLFVDLIAPGFHGNERDLAVRLVRVLFPGTGFLVLSAWCLGILNSHRRFLLSYLAPVVWNLVIIATLLAVGGRYASGGRAAEEALTEWLAYGVVLGSFLQFAVQVPTVLRLLGRFRPVLSLASTSVRQVLKNFGPVVLGRGVVQFSAWVDTAFASLISNRALSSLLYAQTIYLIPVSLFGMAVSAAELPEMARATAEGDADAHAKLRSRIDAGSRRIAFWVVPSAAALLFLGDLVSGALLQTGRFGAADSRYLWYLLMGAAVGLVASTVGRLYASAFYALKDPKTPLRYAVVRVALGTVKAWFLALWLPERLGLPRELGAAFLTLSSGIVAWVETTLLRRKLKSRVGPVGLPPGLLPRLWGAAAVGGLVALAVKQGLTALLGPMPGVAAEWGGALLVPPRLHPVLGLAATAVPFGVVYFAVSALLGVPEAGAVFRKVGRRLGLAR from the coding sequence ATGACCGAACGCGCGGGAGGCCGGGGCGCGATGCTGGTGGGCATTGGCATCCTGGCGTCGCGGCTGATGGGGCTGGTGCGCGAGCGCGTCTTCGCGCACTACCTGGGCAACGCGGAGGCCGCCGCCGTCTTCAAGGCCGCGCTGCGCATCCCCAACTTCCTCCAGAACCTCTTTGGCGAAGGCGTGCTGTCGGGCTCCTTCATCCCCGTCTACGCCCAGCTCTTGGGCAAGAAGGACGCGGAGGAGGCGGACCGGGTCGCGGGGGCGGTGTTCGGGCTCCTGGCCCTGGCCACCGGCGTGATGGTGGCGCTGGGCATGCTGGCCACGCCCCTGTTCGTGGACCTCATCGCGCCGGGCTTCCATGGCAACGAGCGGGACCTGGCCGTGCGGCTGGTGCGCGTCCTGTTCCCCGGCACGGGCTTCCTCGTGCTGAGCGCCTGGTGCCTGGGCATCCTCAACAGCCACCGGCGCTTCCTCCTGTCGTACCTGGCGCCGGTGGTGTGGAACCTGGTCATCATCGCCACGCTGCTGGCGGTGGGGGGCCGGTACGCGTCCGGGGGCCGCGCTGCCGAGGAGGCCCTGACGGAGTGGCTGGCCTACGGCGTGGTGCTGGGCAGCTTCCTCCAGTTCGCGGTGCAGGTGCCCACGGTGCTGCGCCTGCTGGGCCGCTTCCGCCCGGTGCTGTCGCTGGCGAGCACCTCCGTGCGCCAGGTGCTGAAGAACTTCGGGCCGGTGGTGCTGGGGCGGGGCGTGGTGCAGTTCAGTGCGTGGGTGGACACCGCCTTCGCGTCGCTCATCTCCAACCGCGCGCTGTCGTCGCTCCTCTACGCGCAGACCATCTACCTCATCCCGGTGAGCCTCTTCGGCATGGCGGTGTCCGCCGCGGAGCTGCCGGAGATGGCGCGCGCCACGGCGGAAGGGGATGCGGACGCGCACGCGAAGCTGCGAAGCCGCATCGACGCGGGCTCGCGGCGCATCGCCTTCTGGGTGGTGCCGTCCGCCGCCGCGCTGCTCTTCCTGGGCGACCTCGTGAGTGGCGCGCTCTTGCAGACGGGCCGCTTCGGCGCGGCGGACTCGCGCTACCTCTGGTACCTGCTGATGGGCGCGGCGGTGGGCCTGGTGGCCTCCACCGTGGGCCGGCTCTACGCCTCCGCCTTCTACGCGCTGAAGGATCCGAAGACGCCCCTGCGCTACGCCGTCGTGCGCGTGGCCCTGGGCACCGTGAAGGCCTGGTTCCTGGCGCTGTGGCTCCCGGAGCGCCTGGGCCTGCCTCGCGAGCTGGGCGCGGCCTTCCTCACCCTGTCCAGCGGCATCGTGGCCTGGGTGGAGACCACCCTCCTGCGCCGCAAGCTGAAGTCGAGGGTGGGGCCCGTGGGCCTGCCGCCAGGGCTGCTGCCCCGGCTGTGGGGCGCGGCGGCGGTGGGCGGGCTCGTGGCGCTGGCGGTCAAGCAGGGCCTCACCGCCCTCCTGGGCCCCATGCCCGGGGTGGCCGCGGAGTGGGGCGGCGCACTGCTGGTGCCGCCCCGGCTGCACCCGGTGCTGGGGCTGGCGGCGACGGCGGTGCCGTTCGGGGTCGTCTACTTCGCGGTCTCCGCCCTGCTCGGCGTGCCGGAGGCAGGCGCCGTCTTCCGCAAGGTGGGGCGGCGGCTGGGGCTGGCCCGCTAG
- a CDS encoding ferritin family protein, whose amino-acid sequence MAGKSDTERSDVARIRAVLARELETINEYEAFAEDSSNPEVRAFFLHLAAEEKEHVSEATHMLRMLDKGQDAHFAKPFVPGHFQSAMGGASSEPAGPGEEPSPAVSHAPPTVGRIAAEPLTSLPPQRLIYGVPAPPPSANSHPLTVGTLRRGGGGGGSGGGR is encoded by the coding sequence ATGGCCGGAAAGTCCGACACCGAGCGGTCCGACGTCGCGCGCATCCGCGCCGTGCTGGCACGCGAGCTGGAGACCATCAACGAGTACGAGGCCTTCGCCGAGGACTCCTCCAACCCGGAGGTCCGCGCCTTCTTCCTCCACTTGGCGGCGGAGGAGAAGGAGCACGTGTCCGAAGCCACCCACATGCTCCGGATGCTCGACAAGGGGCAGGACGCGCACTTCGCCAAGCCCTTCGTCCCCGGCCACTTCCAGTCCGCCATGGGGGGCGCCTCCTCCGAGCCGGCCGGGCCCGGCGAGGAACCCTCGCCCGCGGTGTCGCACGCCCCTCCCACGGTGGGCCGCATCGCCGCCGAGCCGCTCACGTCCCTGCCGCCCCAACGCCTCATCTATGGCGTGCCCGCGCCGCCGCCTTCCGCCAACAGCCACCCTCTGACCGTGGGCACCCTGCGCCGCGGCGGCGGAGGTGGTGGTTCCGGTGGCGGCCGCTGA
- the encA gene encoding encapsulin nanocompartment shell protein EncA: MPDFLGHAENPLREEEWARLNETVIQVARRSLVGRRILDIYGPLGAGVQTVAYDEFQGVSPGAVDIVGEQETAMVFTDVRKFKTIPIIYKDFLLHWRDIEAARTHNMPLDVSAAAGAAALCAQQEDELIFYGDQRLGYEGLMTANGRLTATLGDWTAPGGGFQTIVEATRKLNEAGHFGPYAVVLSPRLYSQLHRIYEKTGVLEIETIRQLASDGVYQSNRLRGESGVVVSTGRENMDLAVAMDMVAAYLGASKMNHPFRVLESLLLRIKHPDAICTLEGALPSASPAGR; the protein is encoded by the coding sequence ATGCCTGATTTTCTTGGACATGCCGAGAACCCGCTGCGCGAAGAGGAATGGGCGCGCCTCAACGAGACGGTGATCCAGGTGGCGCGCCGGTCGCTGGTGGGCCGCCGCATCCTGGACATCTACGGACCGCTGGGCGCCGGCGTGCAGACCGTGGCCTACGACGAGTTCCAGGGCGTGTCCCCGGGCGCGGTGGACATCGTCGGGGAGCAGGAGACCGCGATGGTCTTCACCGACGTGCGCAAGTTCAAGACCATCCCGATCATCTACAAGGACTTCCTGCTCCACTGGCGGGACATCGAGGCGGCGCGCACGCACAACATGCCGCTGGACGTGTCCGCCGCCGCGGGCGCCGCCGCGCTGTGCGCGCAGCAGGAAGACGAGCTCATCTTCTACGGCGACCAGCGCCTGGGCTACGAGGGCCTGATGACGGCCAACGGCCGCCTCACGGCCACGCTGGGGGACTGGACGGCGCCGGGCGGCGGCTTCCAGACCATCGTGGAGGCCACGCGCAAGCTCAACGAGGCCGGCCACTTCGGGCCGTACGCCGTGGTGCTGTCGCCCCGGCTGTACTCGCAGCTGCACCGCATCTACGAGAAGACGGGCGTGCTGGAGATCGAGACCATCCGCCAGCTGGCCTCCGACGGCGTCTACCAGTCCAACCGCCTGCGCGGCGAGTCGGGCGTGGTGGTGTCCACCGGCCGGGAGAACATGGACCTGGCGGTGGCCATGGACATGGTCGCGGCCTACCTGGGCGCCAGCAAGATGAACCACCCCTTCCGCGTGCTGGAGTCGCTGCTGCTGCGCATCAAGCACCCGGACGCCATCTGCACGCTGGAAGGCGCCCTCCCCTCCGCCTCTCCGGCGGGCCGCTAG
- a CDS encoding sigma-54-dependent transcriptional regulator, with the protein MAKVLVIDDETNLRKVLAALLRRDGFDVTVAENGEQGLAEFHKNGADIVVTDLVMPKLGGMEVLAAVRTANPDVPVIIITAHGTVDSAVEAIKAGAFDYITKPFDQAELSSVVAKAAKTNESAKRSVRADHKARSAIIGESPAIQDVYKIIDKVADTPSTVLITGESGTGKELIATALHGASSRRDKPFIKINCAAIPATLLESELFGYEKGAFTGAVTSKPGRFELADEGTLFLDEIGEIPVEMQVKLLRALQEGEFERVGGIKTTRVNVRLVAATNRDLQAEIEAGRFRKDLYYRLAVVPIVLPALRERRSDIPMLAQHFVDKYNRRLHKKIEGIADDALALLQAYAWPGNIRELENLIERVLLFADGPLITSKDLPEPVRGGAGVQAGASVGASLGTLDVPVGEVGLKDIVRMKAAELERDLIVKKLEETGGNVTRAARLLQISRKSLQTKMKEFGLRDTTPDGQEDGPDE; encoded by the coding sequence ATGGCGAAGGTCCTGGTCATCGATGACGAAACGAACCTGCGCAAGGTGCTGGCCGCCCTGCTGCGCCGCGACGGGTTCGACGTCACCGTGGCGGAGAACGGCGAGCAGGGCCTGGCCGAGTTCCACAAGAACGGCGCGGACATCGTCGTCACCGACCTGGTGATGCCCAAGCTGGGCGGCATGGAAGTACTCGCCGCCGTGCGCACCGCCAACCCGGACGTGCCGGTGATCATCATCACCGCGCACGGCACCGTGGACTCCGCCGTGGAAGCCATCAAGGCGGGCGCGTTCGACTACATCACCAAGCCCTTCGATCAGGCGGAGCTGTCCTCCGTCGTGGCCAAGGCGGCCAAGACGAACGAGAGCGCCAAGCGCTCCGTGCGGGCGGATCACAAGGCCCGCTCCGCCATCATCGGCGAGTCGCCCGCCATCCAGGACGTCTACAAGATCATCGACAAGGTGGCGGACACGCCCTCCACGGTCCTCATCACCGGCGAGAGCGGCACGGGCAAGGAGCTCATCGCCACCGCGCTGCACGGCGCGTCCAGCCGCCGCGACAAGCCGTTCATCAAGATCAACTGCGCCGCCATCCCCGCCACGCTCCTGGAGAGCGAGCTGTTCGGCTACGAGAAGGGCGCCTTCACCGGCGCCGTCACGTCCAAGCCCGGCCGCTTCGAGCTGGCCGACGAGGGCACCCTCTTCCTGGACGAGATCGGCGAGATCCCCGTCGAGATGCAGGTGAAGCTCCTGCGCGCGCTCCAGGAAGGCGAGTTCGAGCGCGTGGGCGGCATCAAGACGACGCGCGTGAACGTCCGGCTGGTGGCCGCCACCAACCGCGACCTCCAGGCGGAGATCGAGGCGGGCCGCTTCCGCAAGGACCTGTACTACCGGCTGGCCGTGGTGCCCATCGTGCTGCCCGCGTTGCGCGAGCGCCGCAGCGACATCCCGATGCTCGCCCAGCACTTCGTGGACAAGTACAACCGGCGCCTCCACAAGAAGATCGAAGGCATCGCCGACGACGCGCTGGCCCTGCTCCAGGCCTACGCGTGGCCGGGCAACATCCGCGAGTTGGAGAACCTCATCGAGCGCGTGCTGCTCTTCGCGGACGGGCCCCTCATCACCTCCAAGGACCTGCCGGAGCCGGTGCGCGGCGGAGCGGGCGTCCAGGCAGGGGCTTCGGTGGGCGCCTCGCTGGGCACGCTGGACGTCCCCGTGGGCGAGGTGGGCCTCAAGGACATCGTGCGGATGAAGGCCGCGGAGCTGGAGCGGGACCTCATCGTCAAGAAGCTGGAGGAGACCGGCGGCAACGTCACCCGCGCCGCACGCCTCCTGCAGATCAGCCGCAAGTCGCTCCAGACGAAGATGAAGGAGTTCGGCCTGCGCGACACCACCCCGGACGGTCAGGAAGACGGCCCGGACGAGTAG
- a CDS encoding peptidoglycan DD-metalloendopeptidase family protein gives MRPNLPTLGGPPKRNPFGPVVAVSVILGAAAGGVWWWKQRMADVPMDVASQPAAPVDAGTVAQAPVAPPAATDPVKAAGMERASIRIEGPLETALVQASDSTVGPALAQVVTRTLVWWVRVPGEILRGDTLDVLYQRRPSEEPLVYAVRFVSGKTGQTHRAYRFQAPGETSSHYYLPSGDELELRMEHSPIDTYEQITSLLRDGRGHKGVDFRAPVGTSVRAPFAGVVKRKNWNFGSNGNCIELVESGGKGRRALFLHLAELPRAVQPGMRVSAGQVLAQSGNTGHSFAPHLHYQLMTGDDRVLDPFDQHKTFRASLAAAHKGAFDTEVRRLDGLLGTPVAGK, from the coding sequence ATGCGGCCGAATCTTCCCACCCTCGGTGGCCCACCGAAGCGCAATCCCTTCGGACCGGTGGTTGCCGTCTCCGTCATCCTCGGCGCGGCCGCGGGTGGCGTGTGGTGGTGGAAACAGCGCATGGCGGACGTCCCCATGGATGTCGCCTCCCAGCCCGCCGCCCCGGTGGACGCGGGCACCGTGGCGCAGGCCCCGGTGGCGCCGCCCGCGGCCACCGACCCGGTGAAGGCCGCGGGCATGGAGCGCGCGTCCATCCGCATCGAGGGCCCGCTGGAGACCGCGCTCGTCCAGGCTTCCGATTCGACCGTGGGCCCCGCCCTGGCCCAGGTGGTGACGCGCACGCTGGTGTGGTGGGTGCGTGTACCCGGGGAGATCCTCCGGGGTGACACCCTGGACGTGCTCTACCAGCGCCGCCCCAGCGAGGAGCCGCTGGTGTACGCGGTGCGCTTCGTGAGCGGCAAGACGGGCCAGACGCACCGCGCCTACCGCTTCCAGGCTCCGGGTGAGACGAGCTCCCACTACTACCTGCCGAGCGGCGATGAGCTGGAGCTGCGGATGGAGCACTCGCCCATCGACACCTACGAGCAGATCACCTCCCTGCTGCGCGACGGCCGGGGCCACAAGGGCGTGGACTTCCGCGCCCCGGTGGGCACCTCCGTCCGGGCTCCGTTCGCGGGCGTCGTCAAGCGCAAGAACTGGAACTTCGGCAGCAACGGCAACTGCATCGAGCTGGTGGAGTCCGGAGGCAAGGGCCGCCGCGCCCTCTTCCTGCATCTGGCGGAGCTGCCCCGCGCCGTGCAGCCCGGGATGCGCGTGTCGGCGGGCCAGGTGCTGGCCCAGAGCGGCAACACGGGCCACTCCTTCGCCCCGCACCTGCACTACCAGCTGATGACCGGGGACGACCGGGTCCTGGACCCCTTCGACCAGCACAAGACCTTCCGGGCCAGTCTGGCGGCCGCCCACAAGGGGGCCTTCGACACCGAGGTGCGGCGGCTGGACGGGCTCCTGGGGACACCCGTGGCGGGCAAGTAA